In Eubalaena glacialis isolate mEubGla1 chromosome 3, mEubGla1.1.hap2.+ XY, whole genome shotgun sequence, the following are encoded in one genomic region:
- the FCAMR gene encoding LOW QUALITY PROTEIN: high affinity immunoglobulin alpha and immunoglobulin mu Fc receptor (The sequence of the model RefSeq protein was modified relative to this genomic sequence to represent the inferred CDS: substituted 1 base at 1 genomic stop codon), whose protein sequence is MRILLILCLLQGSALAPPHGRPRLRWLWDGSLPSGPTLWAKETRPVFSPLCWREEXSIPAANALKGPRLVSGEPGGAVTIQCHYPPFSINSHPRKYWCRLSPLTWVCHTIVSTNRYTHIRYRGRVVLRDFPQRGLFVVRLSQLSPEDVGHYRCGIGNTNNMLFFSMKLTISAGLSRTIPAATLAAGELITGSSVTVSPAANRRTPGTIQTIERQGTGWDRVALTLGTSKTTASAKGRQTPGATGVVAPGTGSQLEGSIWATIPTPQSPASAIRGVSNPTEGDRVWSTRSLEANRARASERERETTTGTDRQREDTERVRIAPDTAEKVMATIRPSTLVSEKWMWETLQEEMSVSKPQALRSIEGTTPVAVVWTLEPTSLEMASAEGSSEGDLDTSAGDSGPQVTPSQALAARPLRPLGKDSHVKSASLEEKNISRMLTPVSSVLCPLMLTALVLLRRKLRRKKSSQETERSSGVTLIQMTPFPELSLQPDQLPQVEREMLQDDPPPLRASLSTPERDPGPRGMEG, encoded by the exons ATGCGTATCCTCCTCATACTGTGCCTGCTGCAGG GTTCTGCTTTGGCCCCTCCACATGGAAGACCCCGTCTCAGGTGGCTGTGGGATGGCTCTCTCCCCTCTGGGCCCACCCTCTGGGCCAAGGAAACACGCCCGGTTTTCTCACCCCTTTGCTGGAGGGAGGAGTGATCCATCCCAG CTGCAAATGCGTTGAAGGGCCCGAGGCTGGTGTCTGGGGAGCCTGGGGGAGCTGTCACCATCCAGTGCCATTACCCACCCTTCTCCATCAACAGCCACCCGAGGAAGTACTGGTGCCGCCTAAGCCCCCTGACGTGGGTCTGCCACACCATCGTGTCCACCAACCGCTACACTCACATTCGCTACCGTGGCCGTGTGGTCCTAAGAGACTTCCCACAAAGAGGCTTGTTTGTGGTGAGGCTCTCCCAGCTGTCCCCGGAGGATGTGGGGCACTACCGCTGTGGCATTGGAAACACAAACAACATGCTGTTCTTCAGCATGAAGCTGACCATCTCTGCAG GTCTTTCCAGAACCATCCCCGCAGCCACTCTGGCTGCTGGTGAGCTCATCACGGGATCCTCTGTGACAGTATCGCCAGCGGCCAACAGACGGACACCAGGAACTATCCAGACTATAGAGAGACAAGGGACAGGATGGGACAGAGTTGCTCTGACTCTAGGAACCAGCAAAACCACAGCTTCAGCTAAGGGAAGACAAACCCCAGGAGCAACTGGGGTAGTAGCTCCAGGGACAGGCAGCCAGCTAGAGGGTTCCATTTGGGCAACCATCCCCACTCCACAGAGTCCAGCTTCAGCCATCAGAGGTGTGTCCAATCCAACAGAAGGTGATCGAGTGTGGAGCACCAGAAGTTTGGAAGCAAACAGGGCTAGGGCCAgcgaaagagagagggaaacaaCTACTGGGACTGATAGGCAaagagaggacacagagagggtCAGAATAGCCCCAGACACAGCTGAGAAGGTCATGGCGACAATTAGGCCATCAACCCTGGTCTCAGAAAAATGGATGTGGGAAACCCTCCAAGAAGAAATGTCGGTTTCTAAGCCACAAGCCCTGCGCTCCATTGAAGGAACCACCCCAGTTGCAGTTGTGTGGACCTTGGAGCCGACCAGCCTAGAGATGGCATCTGCGGAAGGAAGCAGTGAAGGAGACCTAGACACCTCTGCTGGAGACAGTGGTCCCCAAGTGACGCCAAGCCAGGCCCTGGCAGCAAGGCCCCTCAGGCCCCTGGGCAAGGACTCCCACGTGAAGAG TGCTTCTCTGGAAGAGAAAAACATCTCTCGGATGCTGACACCAGTCTCTTCGGTGCTGTGTCCGCTTATGCTGACGGCTCTTGTTCTGCTGCGAAGGAAGCTCCGGAGAAAGAAGAGCT CTCAGGAGACAGAAAGGTCATCAGGGGTCACCTTGATTCAGATGACACCGTTCCCGGAGCTGAGCCTCCAGCCAGACCAGCTTCCCCAGGTGGAAAGGGAGATGCTCCAGGATGACCCTCCTCCTCTCCGTGCCAGCCTGAGCACCCCGGAGAGGGACCCTGGACCCCGAGGAATGGAAGGATAA